From one Bombus affinis isolate iyBomAffi1 chromosome 9, iyBomAffi1.2, whole genome shotgun sequence genomic stretch:
- the LOC126920507 gene encoding uncharacterized protein LOC126920507 isoform X1 produces the protein MKKTNISHLLQSISVLATLRVIVNGQTTCNGGLGRVVYERLPDQQLQGFDDDVVRDSAPPFRVLEKCQELCLRDRTATNNLVRACTSFDFQPGSRIASFSGAAEYEESTCYLTREQAQPEGIGNLMLVPNSVHFTEVCLGSDRIERECPNRRYVFERHPRKKLKLPLTDIKEVSAANRTDCEDRCLNEFSFICRSATYDTALRSCALSRFTRRTHPELLEDDPNSDYLENTCLNAERRCDGLAVFVKEENKRLRGPFEVDIYTNLTLDECQALCLRAEKYFCRSVEFDEQTRQCIISEEDSVSQKDDIGISSSPSHHFYDLVCLDNHPSIARGSEYPDSSSTSHLFSDGRRPDTAFQRYRNSRLSGEFHSEITGRSLSECLDECLRQTSFQCRSAVYSEHYHTCRLSRFNQRDGHRIIYDADYDYYENLMHQYLDGDRDNPGYRPDPLGQDTNYGRPSLGRPGYPEDYDKGYSSSVKPDRYPDRYPDRHTDRYPDRYPDRYPDRYPDRYPDRYPEKYPDKYPDRYPDKYPDRYPDKYPDRYPDKFPDRYPDKFPDRYPDKYPERYPDKYPDKYPDRYPDRYPADKYPERYPLNGQYPIGAAGDTFPDPIDRYPISDRFPTSDRYPVSDRYPIVDRYPSSDRYPISDRFPSRGGDRRPTHPDRYPIPDTGIDRYPTSGSRYPTGIGNRYPISPGRYPSDNDRYPNSIDRYPIPEDPLDRYPSGLAGGRPHVDRYPISERYPEKDLYPNRFPPSSHGGYSPTYPADDIYGPQSHPDRNHYGVGGPNRPLGYGGYNNDGAIIGGGYIGEGGVYNSRPFGTSGGPIIGRPPLVSRCDEQDNFRQVGPHTRVRKPFVRRYTTASSLAQCERECADARDFVCRSFNYRPYAAPYGAERDNCELSDRDSRDMDMGNPVYYDTGSDYDFYERNNGRQGADAECLDVSQVCSEDGMEFTLRTPEGFIGRIYTYGYYDRCFFRGNGGTVNVLRISGPQGYPECGTQRYGDTMTNIVVVQFSDYVQTGRDKRFNLTCLFRGPGEAVVTSGYIGAGYARSGSPIPIEYLPAENTLSSRVRLLILYQGRPTTTIAVGDPLTFRLEAQDGYNYVTDIFATNVIARDPYSGRSVQLIDRYGCPVDNYVFPGLDRLRDGDSLEARFNAFKIPESNFLVFEATVRTCREGCQPAYCSGGTGRSEPSFGRRRRDVAENDTIIEENEISTITESNVNDTSSMLNSTVVEDSNDAEEEEEEEHVREMIEVLDSRMDIDEETMVERQTTIMENVCITPNEYYGLVTAVAVLVVLLASVVLLSMLIYRKYAYAVITKNRRVDKACNRSSHSDDAYSSRANNFSFLRAGLQKPFQSTSISRSMSNVIGQRVSSSSTALEGAVGLSSSRRTGFDPSEPIYTDPSLFEVARCSSPKPTLDDNFHLM, from the exons atgaagaaaaccaACATATCCCATCTACTGCAATCCATCTCTGTTCTAGCTACCCTGAGAGTGATCGTTAACG GGCAAACAACGTGTAATGGCGGCTTGGGTCGAGTCGTTTACGAGAGACTTCCGGACCAACAGCTTCAGGGCTTCGACGACGATGTG GTACGAGACTCTGCACCACCTTTTAGAGTCTTGGAAAAATGTCAGGAATTATGCCTACGAGATAGAACGGCGACGAACAATTTAGTTCGCGCTTGCACGAGCTTCGATTTCCAACCTGGCAGCAGAATAGCTTCTTTCAGCGGGGCTGCAGAATATGAAGAAAGCACTTGCTATTTAACGAGGGAACAGGCGCAGCCAGAAGGAATTGGAAATCTAATGCTGGTGCCAAACAGCGTCCATTTCACGGAAGTTTGTCTTGGCT CCGATAGGATCGAAAGAGAATGTCCAAATCGGCGTTACGTGTTCGAGAGACATCCCAGGAAGAAACTAAAATTACCACTGACAGATATCAAAGAAGTTAGCGCGGCGAATAGAACAGACTGCGAGGATAG ATGTTTGAACGAGTTCAGTTTCATTTGTCGATCCGCTACATATGACACTGCTTTAAGAAGCTGTGCCCTGAGTCGTTTCACCAGAAGAACGCATCCTGAATTATTGGAAGACGATCCAAATTCCGATTACCTGGAAAACACTTGTCTCAATG CGGAACGTCGTTGCGATGGATTAGCTGTGTTCGTCAAAGAAGAAAACAAGCGTCTTCGAGGGCCATTCGAGGTCGACATCTACACGAATCTTACCCTAGACGAGTGTCAAGCCCTTTGTTTGAGAGCTGAGAAATATTTCTGTCGAAGTGTCGAATTCGACGAGCAAACACGGCAATGCATTATTTCAGAAGAAGATTCTGTCTCTCAGAAGGACGATATCGGTATAAGTAGCAGCCCCAGCCATCATTTTTACGATTTGGTTTGTTTAGACAATC ATCCGTCCATAGCACGCGGTTCCGAATACCCGGACAGCAGCTCCACGTCGCACCTTTTTTCCGATGGACGACGACCAGATACAGCGTTCCAGCGTTATCGAAACTCTCGTTTGAGCGGTGAATTTCACTCTGAGATAACAGGTCGTAGCCTGAGCGAATGCCTTGATGAGTGTCTTCGGCAGACCAGTTTCCAATGCAGGAGCGCCGTGTATTCTGAACATTATCATACCTGTCGATTGAGTCGCTTCAATCAACGTGACGGACACAGGATCATCTACGATGCAGACTATGATTATTATGAGAATCTTATGC ACCAATATTTGGATGGGGACCGGGATAATCCAGGCTACAGACCAGACCCTCTAGGACAAGATACCAATTACGGCCGGCCTTCTCTGGGAAGACCTG GTTATCCAGAGGACTACGACAAAGGATACAGTAGCAGCGTGAAACCAGATCGCTATCCAGATCGTTACCCAGACCGCCACACAGATCGCTATCCAGATCGATATCCAGATCGCTATCCAGACCGTTACCCTGACCGATACCCAGATCGATATCCTGAAAAATATCCTGATAAATATCCAGATCGTTACCCCGATAAATATCCAGACCGTTACCCCGATAAATATCCGGACCGTTACCCCGATAAATTCCCAGACCGTTACCCCGATAAATTCCCAGACCGTTACCCCGATAAATATCCAGAACGTTACCCTGACAAATACCCCGACAAATATCCAGATCGTTATCCTGATCGTTATCCAGCTGATAAATATCCCGAAAGGTATCCTTTGAATGGACAATATCCAATTGGGGCAGCAGGCGATACGTTTCCTGATCCTATAGATCGATATCCAATCAGTGATCGATTTCCAACGAGCGATCGTTACCCTGTTAGTGATCGTTATCCAATAGTAGATCGATATCCATCTTCGGATAGATATCCAATATCTGATCGATTTCCAAGCAGAGGTGGTGATCGCCGTCCTACTCATCCTGATCGATATCCTATTCCAGACACTGGAATAGACAGATATCCAACAAGTGGTAGTAGATACCCTACTGGAATTGGTAATCGATACCCAATATCTCCAGGTCGTTATCCTAGCGATAACGATCGGTATCCCAATAGTATAGACCGTTATCCTATACCCGAGGATCCTCTGGATCGGTATCCATCCGGTTTGGCAGGTGGCAGACCTCACGTCGACCGGTACCCTATCAGTGAAAGGTATCCTGAGAAGGATCTTTATCCTAATCG ATTCCCACCATCGTCGCATGGAGGATACTCTCCAACATATCCCGCGGACGACATCTACGGTCCTCAGTCTCATCCAGACAGGAACCACTATGGCGTAGGAGGACCCAATCGTCCCTTAGGCTATGGTGGTTATAACAACGACGGCGCAATAATCGGTGGTGGTTATATAGGCGAAGGTGGAGTGTACAATTCGCGACCTTTCGGTACCAGCGGTGGCCCAATTATCGGTCGACCGCCTCTGGTATCCAGATGCGACGAACAAGACAACTTCCGACAAGTAGGACCTCATACTAGGGTCCGTAAGCCATTCGTCAGACGATATACAACAGCTTCCTCGTTGGCTCAATGTGAAAGAGAATGCGCCGACGCTAGAGACTTCGTGTGCAGATCATTCAATTATCGTCCTTACGCCGCACCCTATGGAGCAGAACGGGACAACTGCGAGTTGAGCGATCGTGACTCCAGGGACATGGACATGGGCAATCCCGTGTACTATGACACTGGCTCCGATTACGACTTTTATGAAAGGAATAACGGCAGACAGGGAGCTGATGCAGAGTGTCTCGACG TGAGTCAAGTGTGTAGCGAAGACGGAATGGAATTTACTTTAAGGACCCCGGAAGGATTCATTGGTCGGATTTACACTTACGGCTATTACGATCGCTGCTTCTTCCGCGGAAACGGGGGAACCGTAAATGTTCTTCGAATCAGTGGTCCCCAGGGTTACCCCGAATGTGGCACTCAAAGA TACGGCGACACGATGACAAACATCGTCGTGGTACAGTTCTCGGACTACGTGCAAACAGGAAGGGACAAACGCTTCAATCTCACCTGTCTATTTCGAGGCCCTGGCGAAGCTGTCGTCACATCCGGCTACATCGGTGCCGGGTATGCCAG ATCAGGGTCTCCGATTCCGATCGAGTACCTTCCAGCAGAAAATACCCTAAGTTCTCGAGTACGTTTACTGATCCTGTATCAAGGCAGACCTACGACGACCATAGCTGTTGGCGATCCACTCACTTTTAGGCTGGAAGCTCAAGATGG GTATAATTATGTAACTGATATCTTTGCTACCAACGTCATAGCAAGAGATCCTTACTCTGGAAGAAGCGTTCAGCTCATAGACAGATACGG CTGTCCAGTGGATAATTACGTATTCCCTGGCTTGGATCGTTTGAGGGATGGTGACAGCCTCGAAGCACGTTTCAACGCTTTCAAAATCCCCGAGTCTAATTTTCTGGTGTTTGAAGCAACCGTACGAACATGTCGAGAGGGTTGTCAGCCAGCTTACTGTTCTGGTGGTACCGGAAGGAGCGAGCCATCCTTTGGAAGGCGCAGGCGAGACGTGGCGGAGAACGACACGATCatagaagaaaatgaaataagcACGATAACTGAAAGTAATGTAAACGATACATCCTCCATGTTGAATTCGACAGTTGTTGAAGACAGCAACGACgcagaagaagaggaggaagaggaaCACGTGAGAGAAATGATCGAG GTTTTGGACTCGAGGATGGATATCGACGAGGAGACTATGGTCGAGAGACAAACTACCATTATGGAGAACGTCTGCATAACACCTAACGAGTACTATGGACTTGTGACAGCAGTTGCGGTGCTCGTAGTACTCCTGGCATCCGTGGTTTTGTTATCCATGTTAATTTACAG AAAATACGCTTACGCAGTGATTACGAAGAACCGCAGAGTCGACAAAGCGTGTAATCGAAGCAGTCATTCGGACGACGCTTATAGCAGTCGTGCAAATAACTTCTCTTTCTTGAGAGCAGGTCTTCAGAAACCCTTTCAGTCTAC GTCGATCTCCAGATCGATGAGTAACGTGATCGGTCAACGCGTGAGCTCGTCATCGACCGCTCTGGAGGGTGCTGTGGGACTATCATCCAGCAGAAGAACCGGCTTCGACCCGAGCGAGCCGATCTACACCGATCCATCACTGTTCGAAGTTGCTCGTTGCTCGTCGCCGAAACCTACCCTCGATGATAACTTTCATCTCATGTGA
- the LOC126920507 gene encoding uncharacterized protein LOC126920507 isoform X4: MKKTNISHLLQSISVLATLRVIVNGQTTCNGGLGRVVYERLPDQQLQGFDDDVVRDSAPPFRVLEKCQELCLRDRTATNNLVRACTSFDFQPGSRIASFSGAAEYEESTCYLTREQAQPEGIGNLMLVPNSVHFTEVCLGSDRIERECPNRRYVFERHPRKKLKLPLTDIKEVSAANRTDCEDRCLNEFSFICRSATYDTALRSCALSRFTRRTHPELLEDDPNSDYLENTCLNAERRCDGLAVFVKEENKRLRGPFEVDIYTNLTLDECQALCLRAEKYFCRSVEFDEQTRQCIISEEDSVSQKDDIGISSSPSHHFYDLVCLDNPRGSEYPDSSSTSHLFSDGRRPDTAFQRYRNSRLSGEFHSEITGRSLSECLDECLRQTSFQCRSAVYSEHYHTCRLSRFNQRDGHRIIYDADYDYYENLMHQYLDGDRDNPGYRPDPLGQDTNYGRPSLGRPGYPEDYDKGYSSSVKPDRYPDRYPDRHTDRYPDRYPDRYPDRYPDRYPDRYPEKYPDKYPDRYPDKYPDRYPDKYPDRYPDKFPDRYPDKFPDRYPDKYPERYPDKYPDKYPDRYPDRYPADKYPERYPLNGQYPIGAAGDTFPDPIDRYPISDRFPTSDRYPVSDRYPIVDRYPSSDRYPISDRFPSRGGDRRPTHPDRYPIPDTGIDRYPTSGSRYPTGIGNRYPISPGRYPSDNDRYPNSIDRYPIPEDPLDRYPSGLAGGRPHVDRYPISERYPEKDLYPNRFPPSSHGGYSPTYPADDIYGPQSHPDRNHYGVGGPNRPLGYGGYNNDGAIIGGGYIGEGGVYNSRPFGTSGGPIIGRPPLVSRCDEQDNFRQVGPHTRVRKPFVRRYTTASSLAQCERECADARDFVCRSFNYRPYAAPYGAERDNCELSDRDSRDMDMGNPVYYDTGSDYDFYERNNGRQGADAECLDVSQVCSEDGMEFTLRTPEGFIGRIYTYGYYDRCFFRGNGGTVNVLRISGPQGYPECGTQRYGDTMTNIVVVQFSDYVQTGRDKRFNLTCLFRGPGEAVVTSGYIGAGSGSPIPIEYLPAENTLSSRVRLLILYQGRPTTTIAVGDPLTFRLEAQDGYNYVTDIFATNVIARDPYSGRSVQLIDRYGCPVDNYVFPGLDRLRDGDSLEARFNAFKIPESNFLVFEATVRTCREGCQPAYCSGGTGRSEPSFGRRRRDVAENDTIIEENEISTITESNVNDTSSMLNSTVVEDSNDAEEEEEEEHVREMIEVLDSRMDIDEETMVERQTTIMENVCITPNEYYGLVTAVAVLVVLLASVVLLSMLIYRKYAYAVITKNRRVDKACNRSSHSDDAYSSRANNFSFLRAGLQKPFQSTSISRSMSNVIGQRVSSSSTALEGAVGLSSSRRTGFDPSEPIYTDPSLFEVARCSSPKPTLDDNFHLM, translated from the exons atgaagaaaaccaACATATCCCATCTACTGCAATCCATCTCTGTTCTAGCTACCCTGAGAGTGATCGTTAACG GGCAAACAACGTGTAATGGCGGCTTGGGTCGAGTCGTTTACGAGAGACTTCCGGACCAACAGCTTCAGGGCTTCGACGACGATGTG GTACGAGACTCTGCACCACCTTTTAGAGTCTTGGAAAAATGTCAGGAATTATGCCTACGAGATAGAACGGCGACGAACAATTTAGTTCGCGCTTGCACGAGCTTCGATTTCCAACCTGGCAGCAGAATAGCTTCTTTCAGCGGGGCTGCAGAATATGAAGAAAGCACTTGCTATTTAACGAGGGAACAGGCGCAGCCAGAAGGAATTGGAAATCTAATGCTGGTGCCAAACAGCGTCCATTTCACGGAAGTTTGTCTTGGCT CCGATAGGATCGAAAGAGAATGTCCAAATCGGCGTTACGTGTTCGAGAGACATCCCAGGAAGAAACTAAAATTACCACTGACAGATATCAAAGAAGTTAGCGCGGCGAATAGAACAGACTGCGAGGATAG ATGTTTGAACGAGTTCAGTTTCATTTGTCGATCCGCTACATATGACACTGCTTTAAGAAGCTGTGCCCTGAGTCGTTTCACCAGAAGAACGCATCCTGAATTATTGGAAGACGATCCAAATTCCGATTACCTGGAAAACACTTGTCTCAATG CGGAACGTCGTTGCGATGGATTAGCTGTGTTCGTCAAAGAAGAAAACAAGCGTCTTCGAGGGCCATTCGAGGTCGACATCTACACGAATCTTACCCTAGACGAGTGTCAAGCCCTTTGTTTGAGAGCTGAGAAATATTTCTGTCGAAGTGTCGAATTCGACGAGCAAACACGGCAATGCATTATTTCAGAAGAAGATTCTGTCTCTCAGAAGGACGATATCGGTATAAGTAGCAGCCCCAGCCATCATTTTTACGATTTGGTTTGTTTAGACAATC CACGCGGTTCCGAATACCCGGACAGCAGCTCCACGTCGCACCTTTTTTCCGATGGACGACGACCAGATACAGCGTTCCAGCGTTATCGAAACTCTCGTTTGAGCGGTGAATTTCACTCTGAGATAACAGGTCGTAGCCTGAGCGAATGCCTTGATGAGTGTCTTCGGCAGACCAGTTTCCAATGCAGGAGCGCCGTGTATTCTGAACATTATCATACCTGTCGATTGAGTCGCTTCAATCAACGTGACGGACACAGGATCATCTACGATGCAGACTATGATTATTATGAGAATCTTATGC ACCAATATTTGGATGGGGACCGGGATAATCCAGGCTACAGACCAGACCCTCTAGGACAAGATACCAATTACGGCCGGCCTTCTCTGGGAAGACCTG GTTATCCAGAGGACTACGACAAAGGATACAGTAGCAGCGTGAAACCAGATCGCTATCCAGATCGTTACCCAGACCGCCACACAGATCGCTATCCAGATCGATATCCAGATCGCTATCCAGACCGTTACCCTGACCGATACCCAGATCGATATCCTGAAAAATATCCTGATAAATATCCAGATCGTTACCCCGATAAATATCCAGACCGTTACCCCGATAAATATCCGGACCGTTACCCCGATAAATTCCCAGACCGTTACCCCGATAAATTCCCAGACCGTTACCCCGATAAATATCCAGAACGTTACCCTGACAAATACCCCGACAAATATCCAGATCGTTATCCTGATCGTTATCCAGCTGATAAATATCCCGAAAGGTATCCTTTGAATGGACAATATCCAATTGGGGCAGCAGGCGATACGTTTCCTGATCCTATAGATCGATATCCAATCAGTGATCGATTTCCAACGAGCGATCGTTACCCTGTTAGTGATCGTTATCCAATAGTAGATCGATATCCATCTTCGGATAGATATCCAATATCTGATCGATTTCCAAGCAGAGGTGGTGATCGCCGTCCTACTCATCCTGATCGATATCCTATTCCAGACACTGGAATAGACAGATATCCAACAAGTGGTAGTAGATACCCTACTGGAATTGGTAATCGATACCCAATATCTCCAGGTCGTTATCCTAGCGATAACGATCGGTATCCCAATAGTATAGACCGTTATCCTATACCCGAGGATCCTCTGGATCGGTATCCATCCGGTTTGGCAGGTGGCAGACCTCACGTCGACCGGTACCCTATCAGTGAAAGGTATCCTGAGAAGGATCTTTATCCTAATCG ATTCCCACCATCGTCGCATGGAGGATACTCTCCAACATATCCCGCGGACGACATCTACGGTCCTCAGTCTCATCCAGACAGGAACCACTATGGCGTAGGAGGACCCAATCGTCCCTTAGGCTATGGTGGTTATAACAACGACGGCGCAATAATCGGTGGTGGTTATATAGGCGAAGGTGGAGTGTACAATTCGCGACCTTTCGGTACCAGCGGTGGCCCAATTATCGGTCGACCGCCTCTGGTATCCAGATGCGACGAACAAGACAACTTCCGACAAGTAGGACCTCATACTAGGGTCCGTAAGCCATTCGTCAGACGATATACAACAGCTTCCTCGTTGGCTCAATGTGAAAGAGAATGCGCCGACGCTAGAGACTTCGTGTGCAGATCATTCAATTATCGTCCTTACGCCGCACCCTATGGAGCAGAACGGGACAACTGCGAGTTGAGCGATCGTGACTCCAGGGACATGGACATGGGCAATCCCGTGTACTATGACACTGGCTCCGATTACGACTTTTATGAAAGGAATAACGGCAGACAGGGAGCTGATGCAGAGTGTCTCGACG TGAGTCAAGTGTGTAGCGAAGACGGAATGGAATTTACTTTAAGGACCCCGGAAGGATTCATTGGTCGGATTTACACTTACGGCTATTACGATCGCTGCTTCTTCCGCGGAAACGGGGGAACCGTAAATGTTCTTCGAATCAGTGGTCCCCAGGGTTACCCCGAATGTGGCACTCAAAGA TACGGCGACACGATGACAAACATCGTCGTGGTACAGTTCTCGGACTACGTGCAAACAGGAAGGGACAAACGCTTCAATCTCACCTGTCTATTTCGAGGCCCTGGCGAAGCTGTCGTCACATCCGGCTACATCGGTGCCGG ATCAGGGTCTCCGATTCCGATCGAGTACCTTCCAGCAGAAAATACCCTAAGTTCTCGAGTACGTTTACTGATCCTGTATCAAGGCAGACCTACGACGACCATAGCTGTTGGCGATCCACTCACTTTTAGGCTGGAAGCTCAAGATGG GTATAATTATGTAACTGATATCTTTGCTACCAACGTCATAGCAAGAGATCCTTACTCTGGAAGAAGCGTTCAGCTCATAGACAGATACGG CTGTCCAGTGGATAATTACGTATTCCCTGGCTTGGATCGTTTGAGGGATGGTGACAGCCTCGAAGCACGTTTCAACGCTTTCAAAATCCCCGAGTCTAATTTTCTGGTGTTTGAAGCAACCGTACGAACATGTCGAGAGGGTTGTCAGCCAGCTTACTGTTCTGGTGGTACCGGAAGGAGCGAGCCATCCTTTGGAAGGCGCAGGCGAGACGTGGCGGAGAACGACACGATCatagaagaaaatgaaataagcACGATAACTGAAAGTAATGTAAACGATACATCCTCCATGTTGAATTCGACAGTTGTTGAAGACAGCAACGACgcagaagaagaggaggaagaggaaCACGTGAGAGAAATGATCGAG GTTTTGGACTCGAGGATGGATATCGACGAGGAGACTATGGTCGAGAGACAAACTACCATTATGGAGAACGTCTGCATAACACCTAACGAGTACTATGGACTTGTGACAGCAGTTGCGGTGCTCGTAGTACTCCTGGCATCCGTGGTTTTGTTATCCATGTTAATTTACAG AAAATACGCTTACGCAGTGATTACGAAGAACCGCAGAGTCGACAAAGCGTGTAATCGAAGCAGTCATTCGGACGACGCTTATAGCAGTCGTGCAAATAACTTCTCTTTCTTGAGAGCAGGTCTTCAGAAACCCTTTCAGTCTAC GTCGATCTCCAGATCGATGAGTAACGTGATCGGTCAACGCGTGAGCTCGTCATCGACCGCTCTGGAGGGTGCTGTGGGACTATCATCCAGCAGAAGAACCGGCTTCGACCCGAGCGAGCCGATCTACACCGATCCATCACTGTTCGAAGTTGCTCGTTGCTCGTCGCCGAAACCTACCCTCGATGATAACTTTCATCTCATGTGA